The Sorghum bicolor cultivar BTx623 chromosome 6, Sorghum_bicolor_NCBIv3, whole genome shotgun sequence genome contains the following window.
ACTAACACCGTACCATTGCGTTTTGGATGTGTTGACAGTTAAAATTAGCTTGATTGAATTTTGTTGTGTGAGCGTCGAATGATCCGGACCTAGACTGCAGTCACCGAACTATGTGCCGCTAAGAATATTGTGAAAGGCCAAGGAAAAAGGTTCATGCATGGCCATTTTTTAAGAACATCATTTTTTAGGTAAGGAATAAAGTTCCAGCCTCTATATCATCCATAAATGGTACATAGCTGAGGTGAGTCAATACAAACCGGAGCCACTAGGGTCAAAATATTACATCCAAGAGTTTTTTGACAAAAACTGGAGGGGTTTGCACCCCTACAGAACTTTATTGACTGAAACACAAAAGTACAAGAAAAGCGGTAGAACAAAGAGGAAGAGTGTTGATGTTTTCTTATTTTAGATAATTTTTAGCTTAGAACCATTTCCACCAGGAGGCTAGGCTTTCAGCATAAAGCGGATGTAACGCTCTAGAGTCCAAACGGGTCAGATGTAGTCTGCATGATGAGTGAACTATATATCACCACTAAGTCATTTATCCTTTTATTCTCGCTTCACGCAAAAGAGTTAACCCAGGATGGTGCCCTGTACTTTAGAAATCTTATATATTGATGTAACCCACCTCTAACAACTAAGGTAGGATTAAACTCACATAACCCCACATTAATATACACATGGCTCGCTATGGGTCAAATCTAACTGAGACGGTGTCATACTATATTTGTCCTATTTATTTGTGGAAGTAGGGATAATCTTGTCACCACACCATACGGGGAACAAAGTTGTAAGGCCCTAATTGCTTCAAAGCTTCCACACCATTGATTGTGTTCATTACAAACTTTTTTCACGAGTTGCATCTCGTATAACTGAGTTTGTTTGCTTatctgaaaagtcatgactgaaagtactatttgttaatttattataagaaaaaaacACTACTAAATGACTGACAAATTCGATAAATAAGCTTAACGAACAAGACCAGTACATTGCTAACGAACGGTTCACAAAGGAACTTCTGGATCACTGTGAAAAAAGTCACAGCTTCATAGTGGTCCGAGTCCCATCTTCACAggcctatattttttttttgaagtacAGCCACAGCACTCTTCACTGAAGAAGTGACGACGCATCATGCAACTATagaacagcagcagcaaggCACTTCGAAATTACATGTAGTTCGGCACTGTCACGCTGATCAAGAGCTGGGCACCACCAGCAGGCATCACGACCACGAGCCCCTCGTCGGCACTCGATGAGATGGAGTAGGACACGTGCACGGGCTTGCTCCCCTCCAGCGCCAGGTCCTCGAGACCGGCCTCGCTCCACTGCGCGACCCTCGCCGCGAGTCCGTGTCCATGCCCATGGCAGGCCTCGCGATCACCGTAACCCACCGTGCCGCAGCAGGTCTGGACGTGCAGCCCTTTCGAGCTGTCGCGGGCCATGACCGTGAACCGCGGGGGCTGCTTGGCGCCGCCGAGCCTCTTGCTGGCCATGCCGACGCAGGCCGCGGCGAGCGCGCGGTGGTCGGAGGTCGTGTCGGGAGCCCCGAAGAGcacggtcgtcgtcgtcgtcgtgctgTCGTCGGCAGCGGTGGTCGCAATGCCCAGCGTGGAAGTGCCGGACTTGACGCGCTTGGCGGCGCCTGGGCTCTGGATGTAGTGCGTGTACTGGATCACCGGGTGGGCGACGTGCTTGCTTTGCGCTTGCATCTCCGCGTTCTTGCGAGCCCACGACTTGAGGAAGCCGATGAGGGACAGCGGGTCGGCGAGCAGCAGGCTGCAGCTGACGCCGACGGCGTAGCCGCCGTCCGAGAATCGTGTCAGCTGCAAAAGAATTAAAACAGGAAATATATTGTTACATCTAGTTGCGACTTCACTGACTTGTGAGTAGTTATTACTTGTGACCGATGACTGTGCCTGCATGAACAACGGGGCGCAGATGTCGGGCTCGTGCACGTCCACGTCGGTCCACAGCGCCAGCGCGGCCTCCTTCCGTTCCCGGTCGACGCCCCTGGCCTCCAGGAACTCCGCCATGGTGGCCTCCACCGAGGCCTGGACCAGCCGCACGCCGGTGTCCCTGAGCTTCACCTCCCAgaggcgcccgtcgtcgtcgtcgtcgttgccgCCGTCGCCACGGCGGCGCAGCCGCCCTGCCATCTCCGGGTGGTCGACCAGCGCCGCGCAGAGCGACTCCTTCACCCACGCCGCACGCTCCCTCGCCGCGGCCTCCGCCTCTGCGCCCGCGCCGCGGTAGTAGAGCACGGCGCGGAAGCGGCGCTGCAGCTCCGCGGCGGTGAGCGGCGGCCCGGACACCGCGATGGGCAGTGACTTCCCCGCCCCGGCCATGCGCATCGGGACGGCGGTCTGGAGGGACTCGACGTGGATAAGCATTGGCGCCGTTGCGGCCATTTTGGCGTGCTCCTAGCTGCCTCTGGCCGGCAGAAAGAATAGGAAGTTCTTGGCCGGAACTACAAGTATATGGTGCGTATTGGAGCCCTGGAACAGGCTCACTTTTATATACGGAGTACGTGCCAATACAATTCCcaatgctttttttttttgcgggcATGCAATTTTCTttcaaatttgtaaaatttcttGGATGGATACTTCAGTACCGATTATTGTAGATAGTTGGTGTGGCTAATTCAGTGTAGATTTTGTTAGGCGCTTCATATCACTATCACTTGGGAGTTGGTAGAAAATGTAAAAGGTTCAGACACGTTCTTGCTTGTTTGGACGATGTAGCTGGGTTTTGGCTAGCTACTCTTGGCAAATTGATGGTTTATTATTAATGCCGAGGCGGTTCAGGTCACACATATGGTACGTGCTTATTTCTAGAAGTTAGTTGCAGAATTTGTTTGCCTACTTTGAGCTTTTCAtgacaaagtgcttgctcttgaGACGGACATCCTTCCATTCAAAAAGGGCAAAACAAGGCAGCAAACAGGGCTACCAATCACAGAAGCAGCGAGCCTATGAAAGTGTATGAGCTAGTATGAAGTAATGAATCACGAGATAATAAATCTCAAGTAAAGTGTAAAGATAGGCTAACAGCACATAAAATTTAGAAACAGTCTCAAAAGGTCTCTTTTTCACTGGAAGCGTTAGAGAAAAATCTGACATCACAATTCACAAGAGCATTTGTAGTGCAGAATTGGAGAGAGCAAACATTATTACAGGCCGATGCCTTCCTTGCTTTGCAGAGATTGCAGAATTGTAAAAGGTGTTCTAGTGCTATGCACTATGCAGATGTGCAGCTAAACTAATCCAATGCCCAAAGCCAAAAGATTACCCACGAACTGTATTACTCTTCACTTGCTGAATCGGTTGGTGTGCTGCAGAGAAACAGAACATGGACTGTTGTcagaatcaatgaagttgtcacaTATAATCAATAGAACAAAACGAATTCCAAACATGTCTCAAACGTCTCCTGAActtctcatgctcatcatgtCTAAACAGAGAGTATATGATGGGCGTATATACAGTTCTGAATCCTTGAGTAAAAAAATAGCCATTCTTAATGGAAACATAAACAGAAGCAAGCAGCCAAAGGAAAGATATCTAGTGAACCATTAGAGGCAGCAATTTTTTCAAGTGACCGGTAAATACTACCAACCGAGGTAACCTTCAGGTTCAAGTTTATACTACAGGACTAACAGGAGGAATAAATGTGCAAAAGAACAAGCAAGCTCTATTGTAATTTGGGGTCAGTAAGAATATGTATGTAGAACAATCTGATATACTAGCAACATGAAGGAAATAAAGATCAACATAGGCAAGCCTTGATTAAACATGCTGGTAGTCACAGTTCGTCGACTCTGCTCAACTATACCATTGTCCACTACTtcagtgtttgcagtttgcaaaaCCATGAAATGACACATGTATTGTCTACTACTTCAGTGTTTACACAATGAAGATGaccacaacaacaacaacaacaacaacaacaattctGTGATACTGTGGAAGAAATAACTGTGCCAAAGAATACGACAGATTGCGCTCTGATCTGAGCAATAAGTACATGCAGGGTGATCTGATATAGTGGTCTGATGAATAGAAAGAAATGACGACCAATAAACCCAATTGTTTCTAGAAAGAAAAGATACAAGAGGCCAACACTCCATGTGACAACGCTTCTAGTCGAAAGTCATTAGAACAATATCAAATTGTGTGTGCACTGGATTGTACTAGCAAGTGACTGGATAAAGACAGGCAGAAATAATCAGATCAGGGCCTCAGGGGCGAccagagtgtgtgtgtgtgtgtgtgtgtgtgtgtgtgtgtgtgtgttatggTTCATTATCCTCATTCCCCAATAGTGTACAGCAATTTTCACCATATAAAATTCAGTATAACTATTAAGTTTGTCCCCACCCCCACCCAAATGGATCTGGAAGGAAATGAAGCACAATGAACAGTAATGTCTATGCTTCTAAAACTCTTCCATTTCACATGTTGCTAACCACTAACAATCGAGTAGTTAAGCTCAATTACCGCCAACTGCAACATTTATATTCACTGATTCGAAGTTTTACAGTAACTTAGTATAGGTAGACCAAATAACCATGTCATGGTGCACAGAAATACATAGCAATCTACAGAGTTCCCCTCCCCATTTTCTCCAATCTCCACGGCTCGTCCACAAATTGAAGATACCACACCAATGCGAAAGGAAACAGCTAGGAACACATTACCACTACAAATGACGGATCAACAACACAGGGCTCTAGTGACAATCCACAAATGAATCCAACTATCGAGCAAACGGAGACCCACAACAGTAATTAAACATACAGAGCATTGAGCAGGATCACAGACCTTACTGCCCTCCTACACCTCGTCCTCCCAGTCATCATCGCTGTCGAAATCACCAAATGCAGCCTCCTCACTGCAACAAAAATTCAGATAAAACAGATTGCAATGCAACATCACCAACAACGCTAGAACCCCTCGATCATGAACACAAACCAGCACAAATCGAAAGCAAGTGGTGCGCGCTCACCATTGCTGCATGTAGTCCGCGCTGCTGCTCCCGACGAGGCGGAGGGTGCGCTTCCCCTCGTTCTTCCTGTACCCGGACATCGCAAGCGAAGCACCACAGATCAAAACCATCAAAACCACCAAAATAATCCCCACAAAATTCACCGTCGCGCGTGCGTTTCAATTTCCAACCAACACGAGGAAACAAGGAGAGCAGAGCAACGAGAGAGGAACCTGTGGCGTGTGCGGCGGCCAACGAGGGGGCGGCGGTCGAAGGGGGACTTGAAGCGGGTGTAGCGGAGTTCATCGTCGTAGTAGTAGTCGTAGTCCACCGCCTTGTCCATCTTCGCGAGGTAGCGCTTGACGTTCTTCACAGCGTAGCCGCCTCCCCCTCTCGCCTCGGACCAGGGGATCCCGCGCGGGTGGAAACCCTGGGCGACCTCCAGGAAACGGGGGCTCCCGTACCCCCCTGTAGCAGCGATTGCAGGCAACAAACTGAAATGCGTGAGTAACAAATCAACCAAGCAAAATCCACGAGAAATCAAACGAAACAGTCAAACCAAATCCCCGATAAAGGAGCAAAAAAACCAAATCCGCGAGTCCGCGAGAAACGAAACAACCAAATCGAAACGAAAGCACATTATGATGATCGGAGACGATCGAGCAGCCGGCAGCGTACTTACATCTATAGTACAGCACCATGGGTGAGGGGAGGAGCGGACTAGGTGCGGAAAACCTAGCCTTCAGATGCTGGCAAGCCGAAGGCCGAGACGATGGGTGCGGAATTGGTCGGCGAGGTGGAATGGAACGGGATGCAAGGCGGCGGAGGGGGAGGGGGTTTTATAGCAGGCGCAGTGCTCTGTTCTGTGTGTGTGTTTGCGGATGCAGGGGGCAGGAGGAGGTGACGTGGCCTGTACGGAGCAAGAAGACACGGGCTCTCTTGGGGCGTTCTTTCTTCTGAAACAAGACAGAGGAATACGCGGGAACTTAAGTTGGCAAATATTTTGTTGGCTAcaaaatttaggccttgtttacttgtttagtgcatgaATTTTTTAGGTGTGTAGcacttttcgtttatatttagcaattattgtccaactatgggctaattagacttaaagattcgtctcataaattacaagtaaattatgcaattagttattttttatttatatttaatgttccatgcattcatctaaatattcgatgtgatgaagaattttggatttttttagaactaaaggcCTTAACAAGATTCTATTGAGCAGTATGTCATCGAGTAAAAATGTATGGCAAGATTAATTAGTCATAGAACATTGTAATCGTGAAGCAAATGGTGTAGCCCATGAATTAGCTAGAGTTGCGCTTCAGGAGAAGCTCACATGTAATTGGGTCGATGAACCCCCTAGGTTTCTGCTAGGAGCTTTGGCGAACGATGTAACTGTCTTGCAAAATCAATAAAGTGCGCCAAATggctttctcaaaaaaaaaaaactgtagcTCTAAAATTTCTAACCATAtcttttttatgtttttttgcACCAGTATTGCTAGCATCCAAACGTCCGATCTGAACGCTAGCGTCAAAGATGCCAAGCCATTGTACAAATATTGCCCCCACCTGCCCCTCacggagaaagaaaaaaagagaaaagagtaGATATACTCCACCTGCCCCCACACAAAGATGAAAGAAACTGCCTCCGCTCTCCACACGTACGAGATCCGCCCGCCCCCAACCTCATCGTCCCCAGCACCTCCACCCTGCCGCAAGCTCACTCCCACAACCCACCCCAGCCCCCTCCCTCGCTTGGCGCTGCAACAATAGGATGAAACGACTGAAACAACATGAACATGTTATTGCAACAACACTGAACAAACTATTACGACAAATAAGTTAAACCAGTTGAAACACCATGAACATGTTATGCAATAACACCGAACAAAGTGCTTCAACAAATAAGTTGAACCAGTTGAAACACCACGAACATGTTATTGCAACAACACCGAACAAACTGCTGTAACAACATGGAACACCTCCTGCAACACATCTCAAAGAAGCGATACTACTACAACATTGGGATAAAGAAGTTAAAACTGTAAGAAACATATTATTGCAACAACAAAAGAACTACTACGTAGCCCCGGGATAAGGGAAAGTAGGGAGGCACATGGGTTGGGGGCGCCGTCGGAGGTGTAGATTGAGCCGCCTCCATGGATGGGATGGAGGATGGGCCGCCATCGCCTATTGGGTGGAGGAGACCACCACGCTACTAGATTTGCATCGTGCTCCATGGATCCACCATGGGAAGACCAATACTCCATGGATCCACCACGGGAAGGCCACCATGGCCGATGTTGAGGTGAGGGACGACGCGCTAGAGTGGAGGACACACACCAGACTCAAGATAGGTAGAGGACGCCGCCTCCATTGAGGAGGGAGATGGGAGGAAGGCACCACACTGAGTTGAGGTCAGATtttcaagagagagagagaggagtaaatgagagagcaaacggaGGTGGAGTAGGCAAGGAGAGCTATGCGGTGAATTTTTTGAGATGAGTGGATGGGGAGAACCATatgctgtcgacgaaagctgatcggcagtctaccttggggtatacccacggtagtagtttatcagtagacggtgcgcaaactacgaactcgatggtgacgcaagacacggacaagctttttatccaggttcggccgccgagttggcgtaatacctacgtcctgcgtctggttgtattgatttgtgttgagagaatcgtatgtcctagggggatcccttgcctctccttatatagtctgaagggcagggttacagatctggaaactaatcctagtcggttacaattgtcatagatagttcgatatcaattcctattctaaccgactagaatcctgcttgatctccacatcttgcttccttgcgcgaaactccaggctgtcggatcaagccttgaactcgtctcgtaatgggccaagcctcctggcccaagtctagccgtaagggtataggggtctatccccccacagctagtccccgagcaccatgtattgtgatgtaacacgccgtcttgagcttcttcgatcagtgaggcttgacgtcttcaataagcaggaaagtcgtccaaacagttgcaacagtattttgaccaactcaaaaaacagttgatcaacattgacatcgaagaagcaggttgtttgaagaatgcatggtgctctaaattaaaaaaaatttctttcctggtgaagtgtgcccactttacttttctgaaaagtatagcttttcaaaaagcaagcacattcaccgcaaggtgaagtgtgcccacttagtccccgagcctggtagtaggtgacgtgggcacgtggtgccagggtcaaaagaaaagtcctcaaagaaattctgaaactgagatgcatcgtcagatgcatcgtaccgatgtagtccccgagcttgctggaaggcgaagtatgagccttgtagcaaggtctaaaaaattgaatttaccagtccgtctgcaattgaatagactaatcgaccagtccccgggtgtataatagtatgacgaccagtccccaagcaccaagtgcgctccttagaattctgcgttgctatactgtacgaccagtccccgagcatcgagtgctcggtggtcggtgcagtctttgaagttccgagctgatagactgggcgaccagtccccgagcgtcaagtgcttggtggtcggtacagtccccgaattctcaaattggtgggccggtcgaccagtccccgagcgtatagtgctcggtggtcggtacagtccccgagcacggcgtagggaccggtggacaagtccccgagcgtggttgggaacgtaaacgtgctcggtggtcggcacagtcttcgagcacagcatagagagtagtcgacaagtccccgagcgtggttgggaacgtaaacgtgctcggtggtcggagcagtccccgggcacagcgtagggaatagtcgacgagtctccgagcgtagcttgtcgactgggccaaactcctaaaaaataaatataaagaattggtagtacatgatgtataaataaccttTAGATAGAAAATCAGTgctaagataagttttagattttttgttataaaattagcacgagtagttaattcatcctagagcttgtaccagctctggtctagccaacaatcagcatgaggtgcggaacctagacacgcgtaggattgtcagccacgtcagagagctattgccgaccacccggaacgcagagggcggatctcgtgcacgtgtagggaggagtcggagacagtatcggctctggaaagctcgtgtaggagaaaaaactagtcggctaaaaaagttgttttgaagaataataaaaaatattatgccaaaaataaataagatattagaagtgtacttatctttggatgaaagtctagttagtgacgacaaaattgtccggccttcgagcttttcgacttgtcatggcggtggtcgctgttgtcgtagcgtcgttcttcgcggcgattattattgcgactggtggtcagagcaagtaggccaaacaatttggtcgatggcccgagcaggtcggtgttgtcgatctgcctccctttgtagcagggaagcgggtgacgcgttgtcggcgtggtcggagacgttgctggagtagtcggagtcgtagccagcgtggttgaagccgccgccgacgtcgatgaagaagtggttggcgcagatcggatctacacctcctccgtggtcatggcggtgaagttgttgaggctgacggtgaacgtgaagtcgcccgccatggccgcgaagtcggggatgatggccatcttgttcgtcgggagagctgtacgcacaccccctacctggcgcgccactgtcgacgaaagctggtcggcagtctaccttggggtatacccacggtagtagtttatcggtagacggtgcgcaaactacgaactcgatggtgacgcaagactcggacaagctttttatccaggttcggccgccgagttggcgtaatacctacgtcctgcgtctggttgtattgatttgtgttgagagaatcgtatatcctagggggtcccttgcctctccttatatagtctgaagggcagggttacagatctggaaactaatcctagtcggttacaattgtcatagatagttcgatatcaattcctattctaaccgactagaatcctgcttgagatctccacatcttgcttccttgcgcgaaactccaggctgtcggatcaagccttgaactcgtctcgtaatgggccaagcctcctgacccaagtctagccgtaagggtatagaggTCTATCCCCCACATATGCGGACGGAGATAAGTGGATGAGGAGAGCCGCAAGCAGACGGGAGCGGCAGGAGGCCGGGCGCCACGTCCAAAAACGGCCGAACGTCAGAGTCAAAGCAAGAGTCAAACTGTCAAAGCATTACCGAATAAATATCAAGTAAGGCGTACAGATAGGCTAACAACACACGAAATTGAGAAAGTCTCCAAAAGGTCTCTTTTTTCACTGGAAGCGTTAGAGAAAAATCTGACATCACGAAAGCATTTGCAGTGCAGAATTGGAGTGAGAAAAAATTATTACAGGCCAATGCCTTCCTTGCTTTGCAGAGATTTCAGAATTGTAAAAGGTAGTGCCATGCACTATGCAGACGTGCAACTACACTAATCCAACGCCCAGAGCCACAAGATTACCACGAACTGTATTACTCTTCACTTGCTGATTCGGTTGGTGTGCTGCAAAGAAACAGAGCACGTATTGTTGTCAGAATCATTGAAGTTGTCACGCCCACGTATAATCAATAGAACAAAGCCAATTCGAACTCAAACATCTACTGAACTTCTGATGCTCATCATGCCTAAATTAGATTAGATAGATCTAACAGATAGGAGTGGTCAATGGCAAAGGATTCAGAATTCTTTCACAGCCAACACATAGTGGAACCGTATAAGGAATTAAAACAGCCACCTCAATGGGTTAAAGATAGATGTGTATTAGGAACTAAAAAATAGCTATTCTTAATGGAAAGACAAAACAGAAGCATTCAACCAGAGGAAAGATATCTAGTGAACCATTAGAGGCAGTAGTTTTTTCATGTGATTAGGTAACCTTCAGGTTCTAGTTTATACTAGAGGACTAACAGGAGGAATAAATGTGCAAAAGAACAAACAAGCTCTGATGTATTTCGGGTCAGTAAGAATATGTATGCAGAACCATTGATATGATAGCATTATAGCAACATGAAGGAAATAAAGGTCTACAGAGGCAAAGACTTCATTTAACATGTTGGTAGTCACAGTTCGTCAACTCTGCTATGCT
Protein-coding sequences here:
- the LOC8055950 gene encoding uncharacterized protein LOC8055950 isoform X1; the protein is MAATAPMLIHVESLQTAVPMRMAGAGKSLPIAVSGPPLTAAELQRRFRAVLYYRGAGAEAEAAARERAAWVKESLCAALVDHPEMAGRLRRRGDGGNDDDDDGRLWEVKLRDTGVRLVQASVEATMAEFLEARGVDRERKEAALALWTDVDVHEPDICAPLFMQLTRFSDGGYAVGVSCSLLLADPLSLIGFLKSWARKNAEMQAQSKHVAHPVIQYTHYIQSPGAAKRVKSGTSTLGIATTAADDSTTTTTTVLFGAPDTTSDHRALAAACVGMASKRLGGAKQPPRFTVMARDSSKGLHVQTCCGTVGYGDREACHGHGHGLAARVAQWSEAGLEDLALEGSKPVHVSYSISSSADEGLVVVMPAGGAQLLISVTVPNYM
- the LOC8055950 gene encoding uncharacterized protein LOC8055950 isoform X2, with the protein product MAATAPMLIHVESLQTAVPMRMAGAGKSLPIAVSGPPLTAAELQRRFRAVLYYRGAGAEAEAAARERAAWVKESLCAALVDHPEMAGRLRRRGDGGNDDDDDGRLWEVKLRDTGVRLVQASVEATMAEFLEARGVDRERKEAALALWTDVDVHEPDICAPLFMQAQSSVTTDTILGRRLRRRRQLQPAARRPAVPHRLPQVVGSQERGDASAKQARRPPGDPVHALHPEPRRRQARQVRHFHAGHCDHRCRRQHDDDDDRALRGSRHDLRPPRARRGLRRHGQQEARRRQAAPAVHGHGPRQLERAARPDLLRHGGLR
- the LOC8055951 gene encoding uncharacterized protein LOC8055951 translates to MVLYYRWGYGSPRFLEVAQGFHPRGIPWSEARGGGGYAVKNVKRYLAKMDKAVDYDYYYDDELRYTRFKSPFDRRPLVGRRTRHRKNEGKRTLRLVGSSSADYMQQCEEAAFGDFDSDDDWEDEV